A window from Verrucomicrobiota bacterium encodes these proteins:
- a CDS encoding type II secretion system protein — MKASPFVPRASRSSAAFTLIELLTVIVIIAVLVSLSTVGFTKVQQQVRSMGNSNNLRQCAQLMLSWSAESGYYPRLGNNRTFFDTNNIMVGDEWYHLPGLEEEMITANPLDSPLLSPAVEPEMETPPTGDASVGVITHFAYLPGPANNSPTTNPPLPVGAIANPTELILLADQGPESTENGEKYLSAAGIMMGDAFDIATTKQDSDPNEPVTLTSPYLEFRQRAGDGVGMDFARHRNGKTQMVFLDGHVESRRPGDFFVKNFVPQ; from the coding sequence ATGAAAGCCTCTCCTTTTGTCCCTCGAGCTTCCCGAAGCAGCGCTGCCTTCACCTTGATCGAGCTGCTGACCGTGATCGTCATCATTGCGGTTCTGGTCTCCTTGTCCACGGTCGGCTTCACCAAGGTCCAGCAGCAAGTCCGCAGCATGGGAAACTCGAACAATTTGCGGCAGTGCGCTCAGCTGATGCTCTCCTGGTCGGCCGAGTCCGGCTACTACCCCCGTCTCGGGAACAATCGGACTTTCTTCGACACCAACAACATCATGGTGGGGGACGAGTGGTATCATCTGCCCGGCCTGGAAGAGGAGATGATCACGGCCAATCCCCTCGATTCGCCTCTCCTTTCCCCGGCCGTCGAGCCGGAAATGGAAACCCCTCCCACCGGCGACGCCAGCGTGGGCGTCATCACTCATTTCGCTTACCTCCCCGGCCCCGCCAACAACTCCCCCACCACCAATCCACCCTTGCCGGTGGGAGCCATCGCCAATCCCACGGAGCTGATTCTTTTGGCCGACCAAGGACCGGAATCCACCGAGAACGGAGAGAAGTATCTCAGCGCGGCCGGCATCATGATGGGAGACGCCTTCGACATCGCCACCACCAAGCAGGACAGCGACCCCAACGAGCCCGTCACCCTGACGAGTCCCTACCTCGAGTTCCGCCAACGGGCGGGCGACGGGGTGGGCATGGATTTCGCGCGCCATCGGAATGGCAAAACCCAAATGGTCTTTCTCGATGGGCACGTCGAGTCCCGACGGCCGGGGGACTTCTTCGTGAAAAACTTCGTCCCCCAGTAG